Proteins from a genomic interval of Sugiyamaella lignohabitans strain CBS 10342 chromosome C, complete sequence:
- the SIS2 gene encoding phosphopantothenoylcysteine decarboxylase complex subunit SIS2 (Negative regulatory subunit of protein phosphatase 1 (Ppz1p); involved in coenzyme A biosynthesis; subunit of phosphopantothenoylcysteine decarboxylase (PPCDC: Cab3p, Sis2p, Vhs3p) complex and the CoA-Synthesizing Protein Complex (CoA-SPC: Cab2p, Cab3p, Cab4p, Cab5p, Sis2p and Vhs3p); SIS2 has a paralog, VHS3, that arose from the whole genome duplication; GO_component: GO:0005737 - cytoplasm [Evidence IEA,IEA]; GO_component: GO:0005737 - cytoplasm [Evidence IC,IPI] [PMID 9636153]; GO_component: GO:0005634 - nucleus [Evidence IEA,IEA]; GO_component: GO:0005634 - nucleus [Evidence IDA] [PMID 7705654]; GO_component: GO:0005634 - nucleus [Evidence IPI] [PMID 9636153]; GO_component: GO:0071513 - phosphopantothenoylcysteine decarboxylase complex [Evidence IDA] [PMID 19915539]; GO_function: GO:0003824 - catalytic activity [Evidence IEA]; GO_function: GO:0004633 - phosphopantothenoylcysteine decarboxylase activity [Evidence ISS] [PMID 10592175]; GO_function: GO:0004633 - phosphopantothenoylcysteine decarboxylase activity [Evidence IDA,IMP] [PMID 19915539]; GO_function: GO:0004864 - protein phosphatase inhibitor activity [Evidence IEA]; GO_function: GO:0004864 - protein phosphatase inhibitor activity [Evidence IDA] [PMID 9636153]; GO_process: GO:0015937 - coenzyme A biosynthetic process [Evidence IEA]; GO_process: GO:0015937 - coenzyme A biosynthetic process [Evidence ISS] [PMID 10592175]; GO_process: GO:0043086 - negative regulation of catalytic activity [Evidence IEA]; GO_process: GO:0007346 - regulation of mitotic cell cycle [Evidence IGI] [PMID 10022927]; GO_process: GO:0009651 - response to salt stress [Evidence IGI,IMP] [PMID 9636153]): MSEVGSDQNTLAQQDQFRHQQQQQQQPQQQQDQQKEQQVPSLKTDSIGETGLIGASGVATTNTGIRPPASTQSSADGTAKAKKEKPNFKLDIMPPSYFQQQSQNASQQAPAESILVKDTSRLSIDSGRAKGATLLPPPNNSTSHNKQPSMHAHFLVNDVVGHQGNSRSRSASGSDRGSDSDFARSAVIESIIKGENKGLNISGGPAGSSNTSLNASRSGSVSGAASGGPSNATSGTSSTHNNGSVAIGGVVSGGNNNGLNLDSTLKSRQGSTVDAIGPDSVVGTLDGIPASTAAGAAQTTASATSNSDPRLPQDDGRIHILIGATGSVSTGKLRQIIHKLEEIYTKPKVSIQVILTKAAEKFVSRGEIPSNIRIWRDSDEWANWRGRSDAVVHIELRRWADILVVAPLSANTLGKIAIGLCDNLLTNVIRAWDTQYPILIAPAMSSYAYNHPATKRHIKTIKEEMKWIETLKPVEKVVGSYGGIGMGGMMDWNEIVDKTIMKLGGYPENDLEDEDDESIDRTKDDDDDDDDDDDDEDDDEDDDDDNDGQTKRDDRARDVDSDDDTDSRRRRNSVSSF, encoded by the coding sequence ATGTCAGAGGTGGGGTCTGACCAGAACACACTGGCCCAGCAGGATCAATTCCgccatcaacaacagcaacagcaacagccacagcagcagcaggatcaACAGAAAGAGCAGCAAGTTCCATCACTAAAAACTGACAGTATTGGAGAAACTGGACTAATTGGCGCCAGTGGAGTTGCTACCACTAACACTGGTATAAGACCTCCTGCCAGCACACAATCCAGTGCTGATGGCACTGCAAAAGCCAAAAAAGAGAAACCAAACTTCAAATTAGATATTATGCCACCGTCGTattttcaacaacagtcACAAAATGCCTCGCAACAGGCTCCTGCAGAATCCATTCTAGTCAAGGATACTAGTAGACTGTCTATAGATTCAGGCAGAGCCAAAGGGGCTACATTACTTCCTCCTCCCAATAACTCTACGAGTCATAATAAGCAACCATCGATGCATGCCCATTTTCTAGTTAACGATGTTGTTGGACACCAAGGAAATTCAAGAAGTCGTAGCGCCAGTGGTTCCGATAGAGGCAGTGACAGTGACTTTGCTCGTTCCGCTGTTATTGAGAGCATTATTAAAGGCGAGAATAAAGGACTAAATATATCAGGTGGTCCTGCTGGTAGTAGTAACACTAGTTTAAACGCTAGTCGTAGTGGTAGTGTtagtggtgctgctagtggTGGTCCTAGTAATGCCACTAGTGGCACTTCTAGTACTCATAATAATGGCTCGGTTGctattggtggtgttgttTCTGGCGGTAATAACAACGGATTGAATCTTGATTCTACTTTAAAAAGCAGACAAGGATCTACAGTAGATGCTATTGGACCGGATTCTGTAGTGGGTACTCTTGATGGTATTCCTGCGTCAACAGCTGCCGGTGCTGCTCAAACCACAGCGTCAGCAACATCCAACTCGGATCCACGATTGCCTCAAGATGATGGAAGAATTCATATTCTCATTGGAGCAACTGGATCAGTTTCCACTGGCAAACTAAGACAAATTATCCATAAACTGGAGGAAATCTACACCAAACCCAAAGTGTCAATTCAAGTGATTCTGAccaaagctgctgaaaagttTGTGTCTCGTGGAGAAATTCCCTCGAACATTCGTATCTGGCGAGATTCAGATGAATGGGCCAACTGGCGAGGCAGATCCGATGCTGTTGTTCATATTGAACTGCGACGATGGGCCGATATTCTTGTTGTCGCTCCTCTGTCGGCCAATACACTTGGTAAGATCGCTATTGGCCTATGCGACAACCTGCTCACCAACGTCATTCGAGCATGGGACACCCAGTACCCGATTTTGATTGCTCCTGCTATGTCGAGCTACGCATACAATCACCCGGCTACCAAACGCCATATCAAGACCATCAAAGAAGAGATGAAGTGGATCGAGACCCTCAAACCCGTAGAAAAGGTCGTCGGGTCCTACGGCGGGATTGGAATGGGCGGCATGATGGACTGGAACGAGATTGTAGACAAGACCATCATGAAACTAGGAGGGTATCCCGAAAACGATCTCGAAgacgaggacgacgagTCCATTGATCGCACCAaggacgacgacgatgacgatgacgatgatgacgatgacgaagatgacgacgaagacgatgatgacgacaatGACGGCCAAACCAAACGCGACGACCGTGCCCGAGACGTCGACAGCGACGACGACACCGACTCGCGCCGACGTCGCAACTCGGTCTCCTCTTTCTAA
- the PHO80 gene encoding Pho80p (Cyclin; interacts with cyclin-dependent kinase Pho85p; regulates the response to nutrient levels and environmental conditions, including the response to phosphate limitation and stress-dependent calcium signaling; GO_component: GO:0000307 - cyclin-dependent protein kinase holoenzyme complex [Evidence IPI] [PMID 8108735]; GO_component: GO:0005737 - cytoplasm [Evidence IEA,IEA]; GO_component: GO:0005634 - nucleus [Evidence IEA,IEA]; GO_component: GO:0005634 - nucleus [Evidence IDA] [PMID 9853758]; GO_function: GO:0016538 - cyclin-dependent protein serine/threonine kinase regulator activity [Evidence IDA] [PMID 8108735]; GO_function: GO:0019901 - protein kinase binding [Evidence IEA]; GO_process: GO:0006875 - cellular metal ion homeostasis [Evidence IMP] [PMID 20429018]; GO_process: GO:0050849 - negative regulation of calcium-mediated signaling [Evidence IGI] [PMID 16455487]; GO_process: GO:0016242 - negative regulation of macroautophagy [Evidence IMP] [PMID 20417603]; GO_process: GO:0045936 - negative regulation of phosphate metabolic process [Evidence IGI] [PMID 3915785]; GO_process: GO:0000122 - negative regulation of transcription from RNA polymerase II promoter [Evidence IGI] [PMID 3915785]; GO_process: GO:0000079 - regulation of cyclin-dependent protein serine/threonine kinase activity [Evidence IEA]; GO_process: GO:0000079 - regulation of cyclin-dependent protein serine/threonine kinase activity [Evidence IDA] [PMID 8108735]; GO_process: GO:0032880 - regulation of protein localization [Evidence IMP] [PMID 16455487]), producing the protein MSGPGNSDSVNGALAAISVPATAPVTASGSEEHIQQKGHVPETASTSAGLGGATDSTAPRTGAHDLSQNGKGVSAEAVNGASVVNQQQQLLQQECQRQEQQQEEQQIQQIQQQQQQQQQQQQQQLQQQQHQQQQTSSQTTHVATPSTPLSPRNVKFVSRNFYDCPMNDLVRLVSSMLQELVSLNDALPFKTDQLTRFHSRSAPGISIQDYLIRIIKFCTLEKSIVLSIIYFIDLLCTTYSKFNINSLTVHRFMITAAMVGSKGLCDSFCTNSHYAKVGGVSKVELNLLEVEFLTRVDYRIVPKVELLNQYYESMVARLEGVYAFPAEPSPASALVSSPPHAGLTPPPFDHDVPSAPATFNGGNGSNTTPTHYSFGHLSHISTPNRASSQPPEFTQTPTAQSNPISDSNMTNSAHHHRSVKVTLREAALSLSKLMLPSDIARKEGRKNRSSVLKRRFSSSFSGSNNSAPDPVTTQSNETDLATVVENDMPVAPAVPADITASLMYDPEGYPSPRKKPNIIDSVPSGPTDVFDEADVDLPMTPKRPKPTP; encoded by the coding sequence ATGAGTGGTCCAGGAAATTCTGATTCCGTTAACGGTGCTCTGGCTGCCATATCGGTGCCTGCTACGGCCCCTGTGACAGCGTCGGGCTCGGAAGAACATATCCAGCAAAAGGGTCATGTGCCAGAAACAGCCTCGACGAGTGCTGGATTGGGTGGTGCGACTGATTCGACAGCTCCTAGAACTGGGGCTCACGATCTGTCTCAAAATGGGAAGGGTGTGTCTGCAGAGGCTGTCAATGGAGCCAGTGTCGTgaaccagcaacagcagctgctgcagcagGAGTGTCAACGACAGGAGCAACAACAGGAAGAACAGCAGATACAACAGatacagcagcaacagcagcaacaacaacaacaacaacaacaacagttacaacagcagcagcatcaacaacaacaaacttCATCACAGACGACACATGTAGCAACTCCGTCGACTCCTTTATCACCAAGGAACGTGAAATTCGTGTCTCGAAACTTTTACGACTGTCCTATGAACGACCTGGTGCGACTGGTGTCATCCATGTTGCAAGAATTAGTATCATTAAACGACGCACTGCCGTTTAAAACTGACCAACTGACAAGATTCCATTCTCGATCAGCTCCTGGCATCTCGATCCAGGACTATCTGATACGTATTATCAAGTTCTGTACTCTGGAAAAGTCCATTGTGCTCAGTATCATCTATTTTATCGACCTGCTGTGCACCACCTACTCCAagttcaacatcaacagtcTGACTGTACATCGTTTTATGATCACTGCCGCCATGGTCGGTAGTAAAGGACTGTGCGACTCGTTCTGTACCAACTCGCACTATGCTAAAGTCGGTGGTGTATCCAAAGTCGAACTCAATTTATTAGAAGTCGAGTTTCTTACTCGAGTAGACTATAGAATAGTTCCTAAAGTGGAACTACTCAACCAGTATTATGAAAGCATGGTCGCTCGACTGGAAGGTGTATATGCATTTCCCGCTGAACCCAGTCCTGCTAGTGCTCTAGTCTCGTCACCTCCTCACGCGGGATTAACGCCTCCTCCTTTTGATCATGACGTGCCGTCGGCCCCTGCCACTTTCAACGGCGGTAATGGTTCTAATACCACACCAACTCACTACAGTTTCGGTCATTTGTCGCATATCAGCACGCCCAACCGTGCCTCAAGTCAACCTCCCGAATTTACTCAGACTCCCACAGCGCAGTCGAATCCAATATCGGATTCTAACATGACGAATTCGGCCCACCATCATCGATCTGTTAAAGTGACGTTGCGAGAAGCGGCTCTATCGTTGTCAAAACTGATGTTGCCATCGGATATTGCCCGTAAAGAAGGCCGCAAAAACCGCTCGTCTGTGCTTAAACGACGATTCTCCAGCAGTTTCTCTGGATCCAACAATTCCGCACCAGACCCCGTCACAACACAGTCAAACGAAACGGACCTGGCCACCGTCGTCGAGAACGACATGCCTGTGGCACCAGCAGTCCCCGCCGACATCACGGCCTCACTCATGTACGACCCCGAAGGATACCCTTCACCACGCAAAAAACCCAACATCATAGATTCGGTCCCGTCAGGGCCCACCGACGTCTTTGACG